In Desulfomonilia bacterium, the genomic window GGTTATTTTTTTGAGAGGTTTTTCCAAAAAATGACCCCAGGAGTAATACTATGAAATTCATATCACTTATCGACAGATTCAAAACAAGCATATACTGGCGCAGGCTGTATAAAAAAGATATTTTCGAGTGGCGGCTTCAAAAGGCGAAATCTTGGGGCGTTAAAATTGGAAAAGACTGTCTTCTCTTTTCAATGGAATTTTCAACAGAACCCTATCTTATTGAGATTGGAGATCACGTGGTAGTTTCATCAGGCACGCAATTTATAACGCATGACGGATCGGTCTGGCTCTTGAGGGACAGGTTTCCGGACATAGGTGTTTTCGGCAAAATAAAGATAGGGTCCAATACCTTCATCGGGATTAATTGCATCATACTGGCAAATACGGAGATTGGATCAAACTGCATAATAGGGGCAGGTGCGGTTGTAAGGGGTAAAGTTCCGGATGATTCCGTCGTTATGGGAAACCCAGGAAAAGTCGTCATGAAAACCAGCATGATGGAGAAGTTTCTGCTCTCCAGTAAAAACCGCATAGATACCAAACTGCTTTCTGTTGAGGAAAAAGACGATATGGTTAAACGTCATTTCGGGATAGAGTGACTCTTGTTTCGGAGATAAGGACATGACAGACCGAAAAATCAGAGTAGCTGTAGTTATTACCGGTCTGGGTCTGGGGGGTATGGAGACCCGCCAGTTGACTGTTGCAAGATATATTGACAGACAAAGATTCCATCTGGATTTCTACTGCCTTTATGATGAGGATAACAGCCTTATCCCGGAATTTGAAAGGCTTGGCATCAGTGTAAAAGTTATAAAGGTATTCGATTTTTCCAGACCATTCCCTTTAAGAATAAATTTATTTGCTGTTCTGAAGCTGGCCTGCATGCTGAAAAAGGGCAAATACGACATTGTTCACACACAATTACCCGATGCAAACACGGTGGGTAGAATCGCTGCAATCCTTGCATGCAGAAGTACAAGGATAGCGACAATATGCAATATTGAGAAAAGGAGCAATCTTCAACAATTCTGGGATAAACTACTGGGGAAGATGAACGGAAAGATCATGTGCATAACAGATGCAGTTCTTGAATATGACATGAGTTTTACCAGACTGCCCAGAAACAAGTATGTGAGAATTTATAACGGAATCGATATCGACAGGTTCTCCAGAGAAAGTGTCGGGTTTCCTGAAATTGATATTAAAATCCCTGAAAACTCTTTTGTTATTGGATCCGTGGGAAGGCTTCACGAACAGAAGGATTTCAAAACCTTATTGCACGCCTTTAAAATCATAAAGGAAAATATCAAAGATGCTTTCCTGATTATTGTAGGCAGCGGGCCGGAATATGCCGATTTAAAGCAATTGAGTGAGACCCTTGAAATATCTGACAGTGTAATGTTCACTGGCGCAAGAAAGGATGTGCCTGAGATAATGTCCTTTTTTGACGTGTTTGTTTTATCAGCAATTTATGAAGGTTTTGGAAATGTCGTAACAGAGGCCATGAGCATGGAGATTCCGGTTGTTTCAACAAATCTGCCGCCCGTCAGAGAAATAATAACCCCCGAAGAAAACGGGGTTTTCGTACAGCCTGGCAACCCGGAAGAGATTGCCCACGCAATCGAGCGGTTATATAAGGATAAGGATTTAAGAAAAAAACTCGCTTCAGCAGGTCGCAGGACAGTCGTAAACAGGTTCAGCCAGTACATAATGGTAAAAAATATCGAGGCCTTGTATGAAGAGAACTCAAAAATCTGACCTTTATAAACGACACAGGGAAAATTATGAATAAAAGACGTCTGATGCTGATTACCCATGACCTTGCCATAGGCGGCCTCCAGCAGGTTGTTGTAAACATTTGCAGGACCATTGACAGGGAATATTTTGATGTTTCCGTCCTGTGTCTCAGGGAACTCGGTCCGTTCACACCGGAAATTGAAAAACTGGGTATAAAGGTTTTCTGTATTCCTCAGAAAAAAACGGGGGTAGATTATTTTTCTTTTCTGAAAGTCGCGAAGATATTAAGACAGCAGCAAATAGAAATCATACATACCCACAACACTCAGCCTTTTATTGACGGGGTTATCGGAGGTCTCATTGCCGGAGTGAATACAATGATACACACGGATCACGCCCGGGATTTTCCTGACAAGAAAAGGTATATGTTCGCCGAGTGGCTAATGTCACATTTCGTCTACAAGGTTGTCGGTGTGTCCGAGCATACTTCTCAAAATCTGATAAGATACGAAAAGATTTCTCCCGGGAAAATTGTCACAATCTATAACGGCATCGACGGATCGAAGTATGACATTGTTATTGATAAGAAGAAAAAAAGGTCTGAACTGGGAATCCGTGGTAACGATCCGATCATAGGTCTGGGAGTTCGTCTGACGGATCAGAAAGGGCTGACCTTTCTTTTACAGGCAATGCCCGAACTGATCAAAAGATTCCCCGGCATAACGCTAATTATCGCGGGAGAGGGCCCGCTGGAAAACGATTTGAAGAAAGAGGCCTCCGCCTTGGGTATAAACGATAATGTAATGTTTATCGGTCCACGCCTCGATATGCCCGAACTTTTACAGTTATTTGACCTTTATGTGTTGCCCTCCTTATGGGAAGGTCTGCCAATGGTGCTACTTGAGGCTATGGCTGCACGTTGTCCGATTGTGGCAACAGATGTAGGTGGAAATGCCTCCGCCATAACAAACGGAATAAACGGCTCTTTAGTGAAACCAAAAGCCCCAAAGGCCTTATCCGATGAAATAGCCAGGATATTGTCATCTCCGGATATCCTCGAAAAGTATAGACTGAACGGTGCTGCTACTTTTAAAAACAACTTCGATGCCAGGGTTATGACAAACAAATACGAGAAACTGTATAAAAAGGAATTGTTCTAGCTTCGAACAGTATCGAATAAGTACAATACTTCAATGGAATCATCAGTACCTGCAAATAATAGTCAGTTGAAAGAACCTACCCAGAACGAAAGAGGATTTAAGATCCTTTACTGGATATGGGTTCTAATGCTTTTCCTGCCTGAAAGACTCATTTCGTTTTACATCCCCCCCTTACAGTTCTTGAGAAGCCTGCCTACTATTCTGCTGGCGCTGGCGCTTGTTGTCTGGTTCACTTCGAATACAGAAAAATATAAATATAAATGGTTTGCCTTGTTTCTGGTTTCTTTGCTGATCAGTTCATTATTAGCGGAGAATACCGGGCGTGCCAGAGTTGTGCTCCGGCTTGTCCTGGAATACTATATATTGGCTCTTATCACCTTTAGTTTCATAAGCAACAAATATCGAACCGATAAACTTATGTTCCTTTTCATGCTCCAGTTTCTTTATCTTGGCATCTGGGGCATAATTGGCGGAGGGTTGGTCAAATGGGACTATATCCTTAATGAGGAAGATGCATATGGCCCTCTTATGGGGATAGGGGTAGCTTACTGCTATTACTATTTTTCGGTTCAAAAAAAGTCGATGGCCAAAACACTTGCACTTATTGCACTCTGCACCTGCATTGTCGGTGTTGTAATCTCTTTCGCAAGGGGGGCATTTTTAGTATTGGTCGCAACCTTGATTTATCTGCTGGTAAAATCAGGAAATTTTGTGAAAGGCATCCTTTTTATCGGGATAGCCTGCGTCATTATCATAGTTGCCACCTCAATAATATTTCCAGACAATGCCTTCTGGAAAGAAATGCAGACTTCAGCCGAAGGGACATCGTCCGGTACCGGCAGGGACAGAAAAGTTTTATGGTCAATCGCATGGGAAGAGTATAAGGATAATATTATCATTGGAGTTGGTCCGCTAAATTTTGGAGTTGCCGCAGCCCACTATCTTAATAGGGTAAAGGACACTGGCAATTACAGGCCTGATACTATCTGGGGCAGAGCACTTCACAATGCCTATTTTCAAATTTTATGTGAACTCGGAACCTTTGGAATCATCATATTCATTATGATTTTGTATGATTTTTTCAAAACCAACAAGGCAACAATACGATATACTCCGACAAGTTGTGACAGTGAGCTTGATAACCTGACCCTCAAACAAACAAAACATCTGGTGACGGGAATAAAAGTTGCCATGATAGCATTCCTTCTTAATGCATTCTTCTATGACATAATTTACTACAGCTGGTTCTGGATATTGCTCATCTTAAACAGAATGCTTTATATAAATATTTTTCAGGAAAAATTATTTTTTAACCCTTCTCCTTAAATGAATAACAATCGTGATACATTCATAGATTTCCTGAGAGGCCTTGCAATTTTTGACATGATGCTGGTGCACTATGCTGGCTATTTCCCTGAAACGGTTTCAAAGTTCATCACGTACCATGATGTCGCCATGGAAGGATTTCTGCTGCTGTCAGGCGTTATTGCAGGAATGCATTATCTGCCTCTGTTCAAAGCCAGCTGTTCTTCAACCGTAAGGACAATCTATATAAGAACGCTTAAGCTGTGCCTGATTCAATACATAATGATAGTAACCGTCAGCTTGCCGGAATTTATATTGAGAAGCGGAAGTTGTACAGGGATCGGCAGATTCCTCGTCGATTCATTTACATTCTCCAACCAGATAGGACTGATTCACATCCTTCCCACATTCATCCCGCTTTTTATTCTGACACCTTTATTCCTCTATCTCCTTTCACATAATCTCGATTATATATTACTACTGGGTAGCGCCATTTTCTTCCTGATCGCTCAAAGGAATCCCTATCTGTTCAATTACGGCGATAAAACCATTTTCCCCGTGGTGCTATGGCAGATATATTTTGTGGCAGGATGCTGTCTCGGAAAAACTGCGCTCAGAAACGGGTCGAGCATGCCAAGGCATAAAAGAGCCCTGTTTATTGTGTCTCTGATTACCCTTGCAGCAGTATTTCTCTTCAGACACAGCACTTCTATCTGTCCAATGATAGCAACATTCATGAACAGGTATTCTATATCGATACAAAGATTCCCCTTGAACATTTACGGCTTTATCTGGGGTTCACTGCTCTGGTTGTTTCTCTATGCAGCAGGCGCCCGATTTTGGTCTGTAATCAGAAGTACCAGGATTGTCGATTTGACTGCTTTGTTCGGAAGAAACAGCCTGATGACTTTTGTCCTTCATGTGTATTTTGCCAAAGCCATTTCATTTACACATATCCTCTTCGGATCGTACATGCTCGTAAATTATTCAGGAATGATATTGAATATCGGATTGACCTATTATCTTTTATTGAAAAATGAACATGCCCGAATGAACAATCGGCATGGATTGTTTTTCCGGACAACGAGGTGGTTGTTTGCATGAAATGGACCATACCCATCAGGAGCGCTTACACCGGCATTCTGTATTATACCGGTATCCTGAATGGCAGACAAAGCGTTATTCTGTGCTATCATCGAGTCCTGCCGGCTGGAAGTGATGAGTTGAAATTCATTCAACCCGGCATGTTTGTAACAACCGAAACATTCGAAAAGCACATGCAGTATATCAAAAAGAACTACAAGATAATTCCGCTCGAACAATTAATGGAGAATCCCAGGGTTGAAAACACCTGCATCATCACCTTCGACGACGGTTGGTATGATAACTATAAATATGCATTCCCTATTTTAAAAAAGTATTCCATTCCTGCTACCATATTTCTTGCCACAAATCTCATCGGCACAAACACATGGGCCTGGCCTGACAGAATATCATATTATATTAATTCTGCCCCGATGGAACATGTTGAAGACATAATTAACATGATTCATTCTCAAGTTCAGATAATGCCGGATAGATATATTAAAGGTTTATCTTCACGAGGAAACAGGTCTGCTCTTGCCGATGAGCTAATCGGTTATTTGAAAATGATGACCGAGGGTGAAAGAATTTCATTGATGGCTTTAATAGACAACCTCATGAAAGAATTGCTGACCGATCTTAACAGGCAAAGACCCTGGATGACATGGCCGGAAATCATAGAGATGTCCTTAGGCAATGTTTCTTTCGGAGCCCATTCGCATAACCATGTCATACTTACGCAGACAAATATTATGGATGCCACCAGAGAAATTACAGATTCAAGAAACACTCTTGAGGACAAACTCGGAAAACCTGTCGCCACGTTCAGCTATCCCAATGGTAACTATAATAATGAATTGATGCAAATTATCGATAATCTCGGATTCAAACTGGCAGTGACTACAAAGCCCGGCATGCTTGATGAATCAGAAAATTTACTAGCACTGAGAAGGATCCTGATACACAATGACATGACAAACAGCAAACACATGTTTGTATACCGGATTACAAAAAAGTACTTTAATCAGTAAGGCTTACAGATCATAATTTGTGTTTATTCGTAAATTTAATATATTATAATAAGATCAATTGATGGCATGGTAATTGCTGGTGTTGGATATATGATAAAATCATCAACAAAGGAGTTCCAGATGAATCAGAAAATCATTCTAAAAGCAATGCAGGTTGCCATTATTATTACCGCGGTTTCGGCTACACTCGCAGGCAATTTGTGGGCTAAGGAACTTTTCGTTTCTACTACCGGGAGCGATTCTGTTTCTTATGCAAACAATAATATTTCAAATCCATGGCTTACCCCTCAATATGCATGGAGTTCGGCCAAGGCCGGTGACACCGTTAATTTCCGCGGCGGAACATATAACATTACGTCTCTGATAAATACCAACAGCACAGGCAACAGTGGAACAAGCTCGGCATGGATTACCTTCCAGTCATATCCGGGAGAATATGCCACCATCAGAGCAACAGCCTCAATGGATGTGATGCTCCAGATCGCAAAAAACTATTATCGAGTTAAAAATATAGCCTTTGACTGCAACGCCTTAGCTGCCCGTGGAATAGGAATCGGGTGGTATGACAGCAATAACGCCGTAACAGGATTTGAAGCTGATGGAGTTGCCGTCTTCAACTGGCGCACCGGTGATAATGCTTGTGCTTTTTATGTTGGATCTTCGTCTGCGGCGGTCAGGGCGACTGATGTAACGATCAAGAATTGCGCCATTACGGGAGCGTCCAACGCTTCGGGATTGAACCAGAATTATTCTGGGATAATGGTTTTCGGGGCGGATGATTTTCATCTGGAGAACAATGAAATAACACAGGTGAGACACGGAATATATCTCAAGCATTCTTCCATTAATTATTACAATCATGGAGACACCGTTAAGAACAATTATATTCATGCCATGCACCCGAGTGGAGGAAACGGACATGCGTCTATCAACTTGAATACCAACTATACGACTATTCAGAATAATATCCTGGAGACTTATATAGACCTTGGAGAAGACGCACAAACCGGAGGTTCGGTCAATGGTAATTACTGTACCATTGTTAACAACACGTGTCTGAGCGGTATAACATTAAAGAATGACGGCGGAAGTTCAAACAATACTATCAGAAATAATATTTTTACATACAGGACTATTGAGGGAGGAACCGGAAACACATGGGATTACAACATGTATTCCAGTGGTTCGGCAATCGGATTGCATGACCTGGGTAATAAATCACCAGTCTATACAGGAGGATCTTCCCCGTCCACTATATCCGGTTTCGCCCTGGCAAGCGGCAGTCCCGGCAAAAATGCAGCAAGCGACGGGAAGGATATCGGGGCCGATATTACCAAGGTCGGCATAAACTCATCACAAGCATCTCAAAGTGATACAACAGCTCCAGCCAAGCCCGGAGGGGTTTCAGTAAAATTAAAATAACACAATATTTTATCTGCCCCCCTCATCATGAGCGGGGGGCATTCTTACATTTCAAATTGTTGAATACCTTTTGATTACATTTCAAGACCTTTCTTCAATATTCCTGATAAGGAGCCATTATGAATAGAATCAGCTTCATTATCCCGATGAAGAATGCCGGTAAATATATCAGCAGGTGTCTTGATGCTATACTCGTCGAAATGATTCCAGGGGATGAAATCATAGTCGTTGATAATGGCTCCACAGATGATTCGGTATCAATTGTCGGTCAGGTGAAGAATATTACATTGCTCATTTGTCCTGAAGGCACCATCGGATATCTAAGAAATTACGGGGCAAAACATTCTCATGGCGACATCCTTGCATTTATCGATGCCGATTGCGTCATCTCACCGGGCTGGAGGGCGAAGGTAATAAAAAATCTTGAATCTGAAGGAATTGCTGCCGTTGGAGCAAGGTATGAAATCCCTGAAAATGCAGTCTGGATTGAAAAAGCATGGTTTTCACAAAAGACGAAGAAGGCTTCCCCTGCCAGATATATAAATTCAGGAAACTTCGCCATTAAAAAAGAGGCATTTTCACATGTGGGCGGTTTTGATGAAAATCTCATTACAGGTGAAGATGCTGAACTGGGCTGGCGGCTCAATGGCAAAGGATTTATCATCATTGAGGACCCCGGAGTAGAATGCATCCATTTGGGCAATCCG contains:
- a CDS encoding acyltransferase, giving the protein MKFISLIDRFKTSIYWRRLYKKDIFEWRLQKAKSWGVKIGKDCLLFSMEFSTEPYLIEIGDHVVVSSGTQFITHDGSVWLLRDRFPDIGVFGKIKIGSNTFIGINCIILANTEIGSNCIIGAGAVVRGKVPDDSVVMGNPGKVVMKTSMMEKFLLSSKNRIDTKLLSVEEKDDMVKRHFGIE
- a CDS encoding glycosyltransferase; its protein translation is MTDRKIRVAVVITGLGLGGMETRQLTVARYIDRQRFHLDFYCLYDEDNSLIPEFERLGISVKVIKVFDFSRPFPLRINLFAVLKLACMLKKGKYDIVHTQLPDANTVGRIAAILACRSTRIATICNIEKRSNLQQFWDKLLGKMNGKIMCITDAVLEYDMSFTRLPRNKYVRIYNGIDIDRFSRESVGFPEIDIKIPENSFVIGSVGRLHEQKDFKTLLHAFKIIKENIKDAFLIIVGSGPEYADLKQLSETLEISDSVMFTGARKDVPEIMSFFDVFVLSAIYEGFGNVVTEAMSMEIPVVSTNLPPVREIITPEENGVFVQPGNPEEIAHAIERLYKDKDLRKKLASAGRRTVVNRFSQYIMVKNIEALYEENSKI
- a CDS encoding glycosyltransferase family 4 protein, with amino-acid sequence MNKRRLMLITHDLAIGGLQQVVVNICRTIDREYFDVSVLCLRELGPFTPEIEKLGIKVFCIPQKKTGVDYFSFLKVAKILRQQQIEIIHTHNTQPFIDGVIGGLIAGVNTMIHTDHARDFPDKKRYMFAEWLMSHFVYKVVGVSEHTSQNLIRYEKISPGKIVTIYNGIDGSKYDIVIDKKKKRSELGIRGNDPIIGLGVRLTDQKGLTFLLQAMPELIKRFPGITLIIAGEGPLENDLKKEASALGINDNVMFIGPRLDMPELLQLFDLYVLPSLWEGLPMVLLEAMAARCPIVATDVGGNASAITNGINGSLVKPKAPKALSDEIARILSSPDILEKYRLNGAATFKNNFDARVMTNKYEKLYKKELF
- a CDS encoding O-antigen ligase family protein, which encodes MKEPTQNERGFKILYWIWVLMLFLPERLISFYIPPLQFLRSLPTILLALALVVWFTSNTEKYKYKWFALFLVSLLISSLLAENTGRARVVLRLVLEYYILALITFSFISNKYRTDKLMFLFMLQFLYLGIWGIIGGGLVKWDYILNEEDAYGPLMGIGVAYCYYYFSVQKKSMAKTLALIALCTCIVGVVISFARGAFLVLVATLIYLLVKSGNFVKGILFIGIACVIIIVATSIIFPDNAFWKEMQTSAEGTSSGTGRDRKVLWSIAWEEYKDNIIIGVGPLNFGVAAAHYLNRVKDTGNYRPDTIWGRALHNAYFQILCELGTFGIIIFIMILYDFFKTNKATIRYTPTSCDSELDNLTLKQTKHLVTGIKVAMIAFLLNAFFYDIIYYSWFWILLILNRMLYINIFQEKLFFNPSP
- the opgC gene encoding OpgC domain-containing protein, which encodes MNNNRDTFIDFLRGLAIFDMMLVHYAGYFPETVSKFITYHDVAMEGFLLLSGVIAGMHYLPLFKASCSSTVRTIYIRTLKLCLIQYIMIVTVSLPEFILRSGSCTGIGRFLVDSFTFSNQIGLIHILPTFIPLFILTPLFLYLLSHNLDYILLLGSAIFFLIAQRNPYLFNYGDKTIFPVVLWQIYFVAGCCLGKTALRNGSSMPRHKRALFIVSLITLAAVFLFRHSTSICPMIATFMNRYSISIQRFPLNIYGFIWGSLLWLFLYAAGARFWSVIRSTRIVDLTALFGRNSLMTFVLHVYFAKAISFTHILFGSYMLVNYSGMILNIGLTYYLLLKNEHARMNNRHGLFFRTTRWLFA
- a CDS encoding polysaccharide deacetylase family protein → MKWTIPIRSAYTGILYYTGILNGRQSVILCYHRVLPAGSDELKFIQPGMFVTTETFEKHMQYIKKNYKIIPLEQLMENPRVENTCIITFDDGWYDNYKYAFPILKKYSIPATIFLATNLIGTNTWAWPDRISYYINSAPMEHVEDIINMIHSQVQIMPDRYIKGLSSRGNRSALADELIGYLKMMTEGERISLMALIDNLMKELLTDLNRQRPWMTWPEIIEMSLGNVSFGAHSHNHVILTQTNIMDATREITDSRNTLEDKLGKPVATFSYPNGNYNNELMQIIDNLGFKLAVTTKPGMLDESENLLALRRILIHNDMTNSKHMFVYRITKKYFNQ
- a CDS encoding right-handed parallel beta-helix repeat-containing protein; translated protein: MNQKIILKAMQVAIIITAVSATLAGNLWAKELFVSTTGSDSVSYANNNISNPWLTPQYAWSSAKAGDTVNFRGGTYNITSLINTNSTGNSGTSSAWITFQSYPGEYATIRATASMDVMLQIAKNYYRVKNIAFDCNALAARGIGIGWYDSNNAVTGFEADGVAVFNWRTGDNACAFYVGSSSAAVRATDVTIKNCAITGASNASGLNQNYSGIMVFGADDFHLENNEITQVRHGIYLKHSSINYYNHGDTVKNNYIHAMHPSGGNGHASINLNTNYTTIQNNILETYIDLGEDAQTGGSVNGNYCTIVNNTCLSGITLKNDGGSSNNTIRNNIFTYRTIEGGTGNTWDYNMYSSGSAIGLHDLGNKSPVYTGGSSPSTISGFALASGSPGKNAASDGKDIGADITKVGINSSQASQSDTTAPAKPGGVSVKLK
- a CDS encoding glycosyltransferase — protein: MNRISFIIPMKNAGKYISRCLDAILVEMIPGDEIIVVDNGSTDDSVSIVGQVKNITLLICPEGTIGYLRNYGAKHSHGDILAFIDADCVISPGWRAKVIKNLESEGIAAVGARYEIPENAVWIEKAWFSQKTKKASPARYINSGNFAIKKEAFSHVGGFDENLITGEDAELGWRLNGKGFIIIEDPGVECIHLGNPKTLMDFYRKQKWHALGMMGTFKHSFLDKPLLMTIVFLASVTAFLITLPYLLKRKRGLSGLLVFCGWVPFITAGYRSYQYRNMKYFFHLILLYFIYFTARSKALIEIIK